The Sphingopyxis fribergensis genome contains a region encoding:
- a CDS encoding ankyrin repeat domain-containing protein, which produces MFRRAEFRLAFFLVTLAAATGLLLSPAQAQFRGGYAFLQAVDSRDGTKATDALKDDPSFVNTRNPDTGETALIIVTKRRDISWLRFLLGKDADPSIGDRQGVTPLMHAALINFTDGAEELLNDKAPVDQTNRRGETALILAVQSKNVAMVRLLMKRGANPDKADHVAGMSARAYAKRDDRTGQIVALLDAKADGPVRDLGPTFGPN; this is translated from the coding sequence ATGTTCCGACGCGCGGAGTTTCGCCTCGCCTTTTTCCTTGTCACACTGGCTGCAGCGACGGGCCTTCTGCTCAGTCCCGCACAGGCGCAGTTCCGCGGCGGCTATGCCTTTTTGCAGGCCGTCGACAGCCGCGACGGAACCAAGGCGACCGATGCGCTGAAGGATGACCCCTCGTTCGTCAACACGCGCAATCCCGACACCGGCGAAACCGCACTGATCATCGTCACTAAGCGCCGCGATATCAGCTGGTTGCGCTTCCTTCTTGGCAAGGACGCCGACCCGTCGATCGGCGATCGCCAAGGGGTTACGCCGCTGATGCACGCCGCGCTGATCAATTTTACCGACGGCGCCGAGGAACTCCTCAACGACAAGGCGCCGGTCGACCAGACGAACCGGCGCGGCGAAACCGCGCTGATCCTGGCGGTGCAGTCGAAGAATGTCGCGATGGTCCGCCTGCTCATGAAACGCGGCGCCAACCCCGACAAGGCCGACCATGTCGCGGGCATGTCGGCGCGCGCCTATGCCAAGCGCGATGATCGCACGGGGCAGATCGTCGCGCTGCTCGACGCGAAGGCCGACGGCCCGGTCCGCGACCTGGGCCCTACTTTCGGGCCCAATTGA
- a CDS encoding transglycosylase domain-containing protein, whose translation MRRDRQQASSNKSSSSSKRNGTSGGEPPRWRVWLRRIFRWGLGLAVVGLVALGVAVGIAVQRMPSFEELKKSPAGQTIRVRAADGTVFLSLGPNYGRWLTLRETPQVMQDAMVAVEDRRFRYHPGVDPVGLARAAAVALQNRGSGRRLQGASTITQQLARNIFLSNSYDFKRKAREMILALALEWKFSKDQILELYLNKVYFGGGSYGIDAASNSFFGHSATQMSLSEAAVVAGLVKAPSRYSPTADAQAALGRAGVVLSVMVDAGVITQAQADSAEPANVQLAKETGQNSARYFSDWALPQLDMLIDEGSEALDVYTTIDLGMQRAATAAIQADTPKGVQGALVSLDRDGAVRAMVGGRDYVTSNYNRATQALRQPGSAWKLFVYMAALEAGYKVSDQVVDEPVTINGWSPRNSSGRFAGTMDLRSAFAYSVNTVAAKLGDEVGFSAVANMARRFGITTPVNTHPSMVLGSAEVRVIDMTAAFAAVSRGGVSVQPYGITKVTTASGELLYQRPAERGTTLVDHWVAAGITDLLQTAVNTGTGKAAQIGRPVAGKTGTTTSNKDGWFLGFSSGITTGVWMGRDDAKPVGGLQGGRAPAKAFADYMRVAVARRPVEQFDTEVVLPEWQLEDEGEAYMGEPAEEGFVDENGMPIELPYDSRPPEGADPAPPPTDEGPVLDQQWIEEQTGRRGPSDNNTTPKNGGQPKIVTVPKAAPPIVRPSQQQRPPSDSAND comes from the coding sequence TTGCGCCGCGACAGACAGCAGGCTTCGTCGAATAAATCGTCATCGTCCAGCAAGCGCAACGGCACGTCCGGCGGAGAGCCACCGCGCTGGCGTGTGTGGCTGCGGCGGATTTTTCGCTGGGGTCTCGGCCTCGCGGTCGTCGGGCTTGTCGCGCTTGGCGTGGCGGTCGGCATCGCGGTCCAGCGCATGCCGAGCTTCGAGGAGCTCAAGAAATCGCCCGCCGGCCAGACGATCCGCGTCCGGGCGGCCGACGGCACCGTATTCCTCTCGCTCGGGCCGAATTACGGCCGCTGGCTGACGCTGCGCGAAACGCCGCAGGTGATGCAGGACGCGATGGTCGCGGTCGAGGATCGCCGCTTTCGCTATCATCCCGGCGTCGACCCCGTCGGGCTGGCGCGTGCGGCCGCCGTCGCCCTGCAGAATCGTGGCAGCGGCCGTCGCCTGCAGGGCGCATCGACGATTACGCAGCAGCTCGCGCGCAATATCTTTCTGTCGAACAGCTATGATTTCAAGCGCAAGGCGCGCGAGATGATCCTCGCGCTCGCGCTCGAGTGGAAATTTTCGAAGGACCAGATCCTCGAGCTTTACCTGAACAAGGTCTATTTCGGCGGCGGCAGCTATGGCATCGATGCCGCGTCGAACAGCTTTTTCGGCCATAGCGCGACCCAGATGTCGCTGTCCGAGGCGGCGGTGGTCGCGGGGCTGGTCAAGGCGCCGTCGCGCTATTCGCCGACCGCTGATGCGCAGGCCGCGCTCGGCCGCGCTGGCGTCGTGCTAAGCGTCATGGTCGACGCTGGGGTCATCACCCAGGCGCAGGCCGACAGCGCCGAACCCGCCAATGTCCAGCTCGCGAAGGAAACGGGGCAGAATAGCGCGCGCTATTTCAGCGACTGGGCGCTGCCGCAGCTCGACATGCTGATCGACGAAGGCAGCGAAGCGCTCGACGTTTACACCACGATCGACCTAGGCATGCAGCGCGCCGCGACCGCAGCGATCCAGGCCGATACGCCGAAGGGCGTGCAGGGCGCGCTCGTCTCGCTCGACCGCGACGGCGCAGTGCGCGCGATGGTCGGCGGCCGGGATTATGTGACGTCGAACTATAACCGAGCGACGCAGGCGCTGCGCCAGCCCGGGTCGGCGTGGAAATTGTTCGTTTATATGGCGGCGCTCGAGGCGGGGTATAAGGTCAGCGACCAGGTCGTCGACGAGCCGGTGACGATCAACGGCTGGTCGCCGCGCAACTCGTCGGGACGTTTCGCGGGCACGATGGATCTGCGCAGCGCCTTTGCCTATTCGGTCAACACCGTCGCGGCAAAGCTGGGCGACGAGGTCGGCTTTTCGGCGGTCGCCAATATGGCACGCCGGTTCGGGATCACGACGCCGGTCAACACCCACCCGTCGATGGTGCTCGGCAGTGCCGAGGTGCGCGTGATCGACATGACCGCCGCCTTTGCGGCGGTGTCGCGCGGCGGGGTGTCGGTGCAGCCCTATGGCATCACCAAGGTCACGACCGCGAGCGGCGAGCTGCTTTATCAGCGTCCCGCCGAGCGCGGGACGACGCTGGTCGACCATTGGGTCGCCGCGGGCATCACCGATTTGCTGCAGACCGCGGTCAACACCGGGACGGGCAAGGCGGCGCAGATCGGCCGCCCCGTCGCGGGCAAGACCGGGACGACGACGAGCAACAAGGATGGCTGGTTCCTCGGTTTCTCGAGCGGGATCACGACGGGCGTGTGGATGGGCCGAGACGATGCGAAGCCCGTCGGCGGATTGCAGGGCGGCCGTGCGCCCGCCAAGGCCTTTGCCGACTATATGCGCGTCGCGGTAGCGCGGCGCCCGGTCGAGCAATTCGACACCGAAGTCGTGCTGCCCGAATGGCAGCTCGAGGATGAGGGCGAGGCCTATATGGGCGAGCCGGCCGAAGAGGGGTTTGTCGACGAAAATGGCATGCCGATCGAGCTGCCCTATGACAGCCGACCGCCCGAAGGTGCAGACCCGGCTCCCCCCCCGACTGACGAGGGCCCGGTGCTCGATCAGCAGTGGATCGAGGAGCAGACGGGACGGCGCGGTCCGAGCGACAACAACACGACACCGAAAAATGGCGGCCAGCCCAAGATCGTTACAGTACCCAAGGCTGCACCGCCGATCGTCAGACCGTCGCAGCAACAGCGTCCGCCTTCGGATAGCGCGAACGATTAA
- a CDS encoding methyltransferase domain-containing protein, with amino-acid sequence MNPFASLRVPIERDEEMDAAELSPENYARVLADLSRINALTLAPRPTLGFLDRVRARGVGDRPWRILDVGFGAGDMLARIARWGDKRGVALDLVGVDLNRKSEAVAAMRLGARARLITGDYRALAGQGWDVILSSLVTHHMTAEQRSEYLRFMENEAARGWLVNDLHRQRLPFAGYPLLATLAWVDPIVRRDGQLSVGRSFRRAEWRTMLAKALPDTANECRIFRSFPYRLCVERVR; translated from the coding sequence ATGAATCCTTTTGCCAGCCTTCGTGTGCCGATCGAGCGCGACGAGGAGATGGACGCGGCCGAGCTTTCGCCCGAAAATTATGCGCGCGTACTCGCCGATCTCTCGCGGATCAACGCTCTGACGCTGGCGCCGCGCCCGACGCTGGGCTTTCTCGATCGGGTGCGCGCGCGGGGCGTTGGCGACCGGCCGTGGCGCATCCTCGACGTCGGCTTCGGCGCGGGCGACATGCTCGCGCGGATCGCACGCTGGGGCGACAAGCGCGGGGTGGCGCTCGACCTGGTCGGCGTCGATCTCAATCGCAAGAGCGAGGCGGTGGCGGCGATGCGGCTCGGCGCGCGGGCACGGCTGATCACCGGCGATTATCGCGCGCTGGCGGGACAGGGGTGGGACGTCATCCTGTCCAGCCTCGTGACGCATCATATGACCGCCGAGCAGCGCAGCGAATATCTGCGCTTCATGGAAAACGAGGCGGCGCGCGGCTGGCTGGTCAACGACCTCCACCGCCAGCGCCTGCCCTTTGCTGGTTATCCGCTGCTCGCCACGCTGGCGTGGGTCGATCCGATCGTCCGTCGCGACGGGCAGCTGTCAGTCGGGCGCAGCTTTCGCCGCGCCGAATGGCGGACGATGCTGGCCAAGGCGCTGCCCGACACGGCGAACGAATGCCGCATCTTTCGCAGCTTTCCCTATCGCCTCTGCGTCGAGCGCGTCCGGTGA
- a CDS encoding DUF4402 domain-containing protein: protein MKLRLFLGFALAFGAAPSAGAQCLLCTQDKAAGTTARKAEVPLRVEVETQLDMGRVAVGAMGGEVELDPASGARRVRGDVVDLGGFALTGTVTVRGEPGAGVRVILPASVDLESGHGRTARVTSLVTDLSAAPRLGADGRLIFRFGGRLQIAGLDDGDYRGRIPVTVEYE from the coding sequence GTGAAATTGCGTCTTTTCCTTGGCTTCGCGCTCGCGTTCGGCGCCGCGCCCTCCGCGGGGGCGCAATGCCTGCTCTGCACGCAGGACAAGGCGGCAGGCACGACGGCGCGCAAGGCCGAAGTGCCTTTGCGCGTCGAGGTCGAAACCCAGCTCGACATGGGCCGCGTCGCGGTCGGCGCGATGGGCGGCGAGGTCGAGCTTGATCCTGCTTCGGGCGCCCGCCGCGTGCGCGGCGATGTCGTCGATCTCGGCGGTTTCGCGCTGACCGGCACCGTCACCGTGCGGGGGGAACCCGGCGCCGGAGTCCGCGTGATCCTGCCCGCAAGCGTCGATCTCGAAAGCGGCCACGGCCGGACCGCGCGCGTCACCAGCCTCGTCACCGACCTCTCGGCTGCGCCGCGGCTAGGCGCCGACGGCCGCCTGATATTCCGCTTCGGCGGCCGGCTGCAGATCGCCGGCCTTGACGACGGCGACTATCGCGGGCGGATTCCAGTGACCGTCGAGTATGAATAG
- a CDS encoding YcgN family cysteine cluster protein, protein MGQVMEREAQPFWEAPLTSLDAGQWEALCDGCGKCCLHKLEDEDTGRIYPTNVACRLLDLTTARCGDYKHRRRHVPDCLTLTKAKVADIEWLPQTCAYRLRAEGEPLPDWHYLVCGDRDAVHRAGESIVGWTVGEDMAGPLENHLVERVV, encoded by the coding sequence ATGGGTCAAGTGATGGAGCGCGAGGCGCAGCCCTTCTGGGAAGCGCCGCTTACCTCTCTCGATGCCGGCCAATGGGAGGCTTTGTGCGACGGCTGCGGCAAATGCTGCCTGCACAAGCTCGAGGATGAGGATACGGGCCGCATCTATCCGACTAATGTCGCGTGCCGCTTGCTCGACCTCACCACCGCGCGCTGCGGCGATTACAAGCACCGCCGCCGCCACGTCCCCGACTGCCTGACGCTGACCAAGGCGAAGGTTGCCGACATCGAATGGCTGCCGCAGACCTGTGCCTATCGCCTGCGCGCCGAAGGCGAACCACTGCCCGACTGGCATTATCTCGTCTGCGGCGATCGCGATGCGGTGCACCGCGCGGGCGAGTCGATCGTCGGCTGGACGGTTGGCGAGGATATGGCCGGGCCGCTGGAAAACCACCTTGTCGAACGCGTCGTCTGA
- a CDS encoding type III polyketide synthase: MCAMTTPPPSPRLNALATAVPGHDIHVSFIDWATPRLTDDRVRAIFTRMTARSGIDHRWSVLPPTENGGSPVEAGGFYDVPDLPPTSARMAAYAQHAPDLAMQAIANLGDALDPARVTHIVVASCTGFVAPGIDQILARRLGLAPTVERVLIGFMGCYAGVTALRTARHIVRSERDAVVLVVSVELSTLHLSLADEPEPLLAMLQFSDGAAAGIVSMAAHGLELGEGRSLALGDSEELIRWDIGDKGFEMTLSGEVPGRLRETLADPTVQHELFGDAGAPPLLAIHAGGRSVLDAVEHALAVPPDALADSRAVLARFGNMSSATILFVLADMMARGATGEGIAIAFGPGLAAEAIRFTAS, translated from the coding sequence ATGTGCGCGATGACCACACCCCCGCCGTCCCCCCGGCTCAACGCCCTCGCCACCGCGGTGCCGGGGCATGATATCCATGTATCCTTTATCGACTGGGCGACGCCGCGGCTGACCGACGACCGCGTGCGCGCGATCTTCACGCGGATGACCGCGCGGTCGGGAATCGACCATCGCTGGTCGGTGCTGCCGCCGACCGAAAATGGGGGATCGCCAGTCGAGGCGGGCGGATTTTACGACGTTCCCGACCTGCCACCGACGTCGGCGCGCATGGCGGCTTATGCGCAGCACGCGCCCGACCTTGCGATGCAGGCGATTGCGAACCTCGGCGATGCGCTCGATCCGGCGCGCGTCACGCATATCGTCGTCGCGAGCTGCACCGGTTTCGTCGCGCCCGGGATCGACCAGATTCTCGCGCGGCGGCTGGGGCTGGCACCGACTGTCGAGCGCGTCTTGATCGGCTTCATGGGCTGTTATGCCGGGGTCACCGCGCTGCGCACCGCGCGGCATATCGTCCGCTCCGAGCGCGACGCGGTGGTGCTGGTAGTCAGCGTCGAGCTGTCGACGCTCCACCTCAGCCTCGCCGACGAACCCGAACCTCTGCTCGCGATGCTCCAGTTCAGCGACGGCGCGGCGGCGGGGATCGTGTCGATGGCGGCGCACGGACTCGAACTGGGCGAAGGGCGCAGCCTCGCGCTGGGCGACAGCGAGGAGCTCATCCGCTGGGACATCGGCGACAAGGGGTTCGAAATGACGCTGTCGGGCGAGGTACCGGGGCGGCTGCGCGAAACGCTCGCCGATCCGACCGTCCAGCACGAACTGTTCGGCGATGCTGGCGCGCCGCCGCTGCTCGCGATCCATGCTGGCGGCCGTTCGGTGCTCGATGCGGTCGAGCATGCGCTGGCGGTCCCGCCCGATGCGCTAGCCGACAGCCGCGCGGTGCTCGCGCGCTTCGGCAATATGTCGTCGGCGACGATATTGTTCGTACTCGCCGACATGATGGCGCGCGGCGCGACGGGCGAGGGGATCGCGATCGCCTTCGGCCCCGGGCTCGCCGCCGAAGCGATCCGCTTCACCGCGTCATGA
- a CDS encoding SCO family protein — protein MMNIANMGQRFVRASLMIAFGAALAGCSGGGDAPPAKPPLEGARIGGPFTLTDQNGKTVRDTDFAGKYRLVYFGYSFCPDICPVDLQKLMRGLSQFEKIDAARGAKVVPMFITVDPARDTPEALKPFVARYHPRLLGLTGTPEQIAAVAKAYVVTYNKVPGSAPDRYLMAHSQLAFLMDPAGKPVALLPLDDPSSDIDEGAPAAVAAELAKWVK, from the coding sequence ATGATGAATATCGCAAATATGGGACAAAGGTTCGTCCGCGCAAGCCTGATGATTGCTTTCGGTGCCGCGCTCGCGGGTTGCAGCGGCGGCGGCGATGCGCCGCCCGCGAAGCCGCCGCTCGAAGGCGCGCGCATCGGCGGCCCCTTCACGCTCACCGATCAGAACGGCAAGACCGTCCGCGACACCGACTTTGCGGGCAAATATCGTCTCGTCTATTTCGGCTACAGCTTTTGCCCCGACATCTGTCCGGTCGACCTGCAAAAGCTGATGCGCGGGCTGTCGCAGTTCGAAAAGATCGATGCCGCGCGCGGTGCGAAGGTCGTGCCGATGTTCATCACCGTCGATCCGGCGCGTGATACGCCCGAAGCGCTCAAACCCTTCGTGGCGCGCTATCATCCGCGCCTGCTCGGCCTCACCGGCACGCCGGAACAGATCGCCGCGGTCGCGAAAGCCTATGTGGTGACTTATAACAAGGTGCCGGGTTCGGCGCCCGACCGCTATCTGATGGCGCACAGCCAGCTCGCTTTCCTGATGGATCCGGCGGGCAAGCCGGTCGCACTGCTGCCGCTCGACGATCCGTCGTCCGATATCGACGAGGGCGCGCCCGCGGCGGTCGCCGCAGAGCTGGCGAAATGGGTCAAGTGA
- the ribH gene encoding 6,7-dimethyl-8-ribityllumazine synthase, with amino-acid sequence MAHVLIVEARFYSHLNDMLLDGVRSALEAEGHSHETVTVPGALEVPAAISLGAETGRFDAYVGLGVVIRGETYHFEVVSNESARGIMALTLDGLAIGNGILTVEDEEQALARADKTRKDKGGEAAKAAIAMLALKEQFGIG; translated from the coding sequence ATGGCGCATGTCCTGATCGTCGAAGCCCGTTTTTACAGCCACCTCAACGACATGCTGCTCGACGGCGTGCGCAGCGCGCTCGAGGCCGAGGGGCATAGCCACGAGACCGTGACCGTCCCCGGCGCGCTCGAAGTCCCCGCGGCGATTTCGCTAGGCGCCGAAACCGGGCGTTTTGACGCTTATGTGGGGCTCGGCGTCGTGATCCGCGGCGAGACATATCATTTCGAGGTCGTATCGAACGAGAGCGCGCGCGGCATCATGGCGCTCACCCTCGACGGGCTCGCGATCGGCAATGGCATCCTCACCGTCGAGGATGAAGAACAGGCGCTTGCGCGCGCCGACAAGACGCGCAAGGATAAGGGCGGCGAAGCGGCGAAGGCCGCGATTGCCATGCTCGCGCTGAAGGAACAATTCGGCATTGGTTGA
- a CDS encoding NAD(P)/FAD-dependent oxidoreductase, translated as MSDAIIVGAGPAGSAAAIGLARAGAKTLLLERARETGDALCGGFLSWQTLRRLGALGIDRAALGGQAVRRVRLFAGRRQSETALPGEAMGVSRRRLDGVLQAAAVAAGAGLECGVHATALEGGGVQTRDGAVLVAPAVFLAAGKHGFRGFPREPAAWQRADPVMGLRLRLPAHPALGRLIGDAVELHLFDRGYAGLVQQEDGVGNLCLAVHKSLLDEAGGDPAALLRALGDAMPHLGARLAHIDCGGGIDAIGHVPYGWRAHETAPGLFRLGDQAGVIPSLAGEGMGLALASADAAVTAWRHGGDAAALAFQERLAARMTRPFALANLVWRMGENRRSARFMTLAATLFPSMVRMISQATRIDPR; from the coding sequence GTGAGCGATGCGATCATCGTCGGCGCCGGACCCGCCGGGTCGGCCGCGGCGATCGGACTGGCGCGCGCGGGCGCCAAGACGCTGCTGCTCGAACGCGCGCGCGAAACGGGCGATGCGCTGTGCGGCGGTTTCCTGAGTTGGCAGACATTGCGGCGGCTGGGCGCGCTCGGGATCGATCGCGCGGCGCTCGGCGGGCAGGCGGTTCGCCGCGTGCGCCTGTTCGCGGGCCGACGGCAGAGCGAAACGGCGCTACCCGGCGAAGCGATGGGGGTGTCGCGCCGCCGGCTCGACGGCGTGCTGCAAGCCGCAGCCGTGGCCGCAGGCGCGGGTCTCGAATGCGGTGTTCATGCAACCGCGCTCGAAGGCGGCGGGGTGCAGACACGCGATGGCGCGGTGCTGGTGGCGCCGGCAGTCTTTCTCGCCGCGGGCAAGCACGGCTTTCGCGGGTTTCCGCGCGAGCCTGCCGCATGGCAGCGCGCCGACCCCGTGATGGGCCTGCGGTTGCGGCTTCCGGCGCATCCGGCGCTCGGCCGGTTGATCGGCGACGCGGTCGAACTGCACCTGTTCGATCGCGGTTATGCGGGGCTGGTGCAGCAGGAGGATGGCGTCGGCAACCTCTGTCTTGCGGTTCATAAATCGCTGCTCGACGAAGCCGGCGGCGATCCGGCGGCGCTGCTGCGCGCGCTCGGCGATGCGATGCCGCATCTCGGCGCGCGGCTAGCGCATATCGACTGCGGGGGCGGCATCGATGCGATCGGGCATGTTCCCTATGGCTGGCGCGCGCACGAAACAGCGCCGGGGCTGTTCCGGCTGGGCGATCAGGCGGGGGTGATCCCGAGCCTTGCCGGCGAAGGCATGGGGCTCGCGCTCGCGAGCGCCGATGCCGCGGTGACGGCGTGGCGTCACGGGGGCGATGCGGCAGCGCTCGCCTTTCAGGAGCGCCTCGCCGCGCGGATGACGCGTCCGTTCGCGCTCGCCAATCTTGTCTGGCGGATGGGCGAGAATCGGCGCAGCGCCCGATTCATGACCCTTGCGGCGACCCTTTTTCCGTCGATGGTCCGAATGATATCGCAGGCGACGCGGATCGACCCGCGCTGA
- the ribB gene encoding 3,4-dihydroxy-2-butanone-4-phosphate synthase, which translates to MSTQLIERIRAIVDDGTMSRSGLARAAGLHANSLRDLDSPGWNPTAETLRKLENWLANGSDLSPMASPEEIIAEARNGRMFILVDDEDRENEGDLVIPAQMATPDAINFMATHGRGLICLTLTKARVDTLGLELMSRQNGTRHETAFTTSIEAREGVTTGISAGDRARTVAVAIDAGKTRDDIVTPGHIFPLIARDGGVLVRAGHTEASVDIARLAGLNPSGVICEIMNDDGTMARLDDLIPFARRHGLKIGTIADLIAYRSRSDRLVECVSDEPFESDYGGEWRLKSYRNKIDGSVNLVLQKGPVDPEGVTLVRMHPVSIFDDIMGRPGPKKRRLQRTMDAIGEAGSGVIVMLMRPLPGSADADATPAPTGGMDLRTYGIGAQILADLGVHAMELLTPTHSNIVGLEGYGLSVVGERPIPGEA; encoded by the coding sequence ATGTCTACACAGCTCATCGAACGCATCCGCGCCATCGTCGACGACGGAACCATGTCACGCTCGGGCCTCGCTCGCGCCGCGGGTCTTCACGCGAACAGCCTGCGCGATCTCGATTCGCCGGGCTGGAACCCCACCGCCGAGACGCTGCGCAAGCTCGAGAATTGGCTCGCGAACGGCAGCGACCTGTCACCGATGGCGAGCCCCGAAGAGATTATCGCCGAGGCGCGCAACGGCCGCATGTTCATCCTTGTCGACGACGAGGATCGTGAGAATGAAGGCGACCTGGTCATCCCCGCGCAGATGGCGACCCCCGATGCGATCAACTTCATGGCGACGCACGGCCGCGGGCTGATCTGCCTGACGCTCACCAAGGCGCGCGTCGACACGCTCGGGCTTGAGCTGATGAGCCGCCAGAACGGCACGCGGCACGAAACCGCCTTCACCACCTCGATCGAAGCGCGCGAGGGCGTCACCACGGGTATTTCGGCGGGCGATCGCGCGCGCACCGTGGCGGTCGCGATCGACGCCGGCAAGACGCGGGACGATATCGTCACCCCCGGCCATATCTTTCCGCTGATCGCGCGCGACGGCGGTGTGCTCGTGCGCGCCGGCCATACCGAGGCGTCGGTCGACATCGCGCGGCTTGCCGGGCTCAACCCCTCGGGCGTGATCTGCGAGATCATGAACGACGACGGCACGATGGCGCGGCTTGACGATCTGATCCCCTTCGCGAGGCGCCACGGGCTGAAGATCGGCACGATCGCCGACCTGATCGCCTATCGCAGCCGCAGCGACCGGCTGGTCGAATGCGTGTCCGACGAGCCGTTCGAATCGGACTATGGCGGCGAATGGCGCCTCAAATCCTATCGCAACAAGATCGACGGCAGCGTCAATCTGGTCCTGCAAAAGGGCCCGGTGGACCCCGAGGGCGTGACGCTGGTCCGCATGCATCCGGTGTCGATCTTTGACGACATCATGGGTCGTCCGGGTCCGAAGAAGCGCCGCCTGCAACGCACGATGGACGCGATCGGCGAGGCCGGTTCGGGCGTCATCGTGATGCTGATGCGCCCGCTGCCTGGGTCGGCCGACGCCGATGCGACCCCGGCGCCGACCGGCGGCATGGACCTTCGCACCTATGGCATCGGCGCGCAGATTCTCGCCGACCTCGGCGTCCATGCGATGGAACTGCTCACCCCCACCCACAGCAATATCGTCGGGCTCGAAGGCTATGGCCTGTCGGTCGTCGGCGAACGCCCCATTCCCGGAGAAGCCTGA
- a CDS encoding M48 family metallopeptidase, giving the protein MSNASSDFAPEGPHIWVGDEAWPVRVVRHAQSRRYRLVFDGARGELRLTVPRRTNERAALKWANEQQAWLVEQVGKATLPVIVGPGASVPFRGIERHIDWTATAPRAIRIDGDTLYVGGPAETVGRRIERWLKGQALDLMERESREIAGAAGLSVGRVGVGDPRSRWGSCTHDGDLRYSWRLVMAPNHVRRATVAHEVAHLRHMDHGAAFHALVDELHDGDVAAARGWLRREGRSLHRYRFAD; this is encoded by the coding sequence TTGTCGAACGCGTCGTCTGACTTCGCGCCCGAGGGGCCGCACATCTGGGTGGGGGACGAAGCCTGGCCGGTGCGCGTCGTGCGCCATGCCCAGTCGCGGCGCTATCGCCTCGTTTTCGACGGCGCGCGCGGCGAACTCCGGCTCACGGTTCCACGCCGCACCAATGAGCGCGCGGCACTCAAATGGGCGAATGAACAACAGGCGTGGCTGGTCGAACAGGTCGGCAAGGCGACGTTGCCGGTGATCGTCGGTCCCGGCGCGTCGGTTCCGTTCCGCGGCATCGAGCGTCATATCGACTGGACCGCGACCGCCCCGCGCGCGATCCGGATCGACGGCGACACGCTGTACGTCGGCGGCCCCGCCGAAACTGTCGGGCGGCGCATCGAACGCTGGCTCAAGGGGCAGGCGCTCGACCTGATGGAGCGCGAAAGCCGCGAAATTGCGGGCGCGGCTGGTCTATCGGTCGGCCGCGTTGGCGTCGGCGATCCGCGCAGCCGCTGGGGCAGCTGCACGCACGACGGTGACCTCCGCTACAGCTGGCGGCTTGTGATGGCACCCAACCATGTTCGCCGTGCGACGGTCGCGCATGAGGTCGCGCACCTTCGGCATATGGACCATGGTGCAGCCTTTCATGCGCTCGTCGACGAATTGCACGATGGCGACGTCGCCGCGGCGCGTGGCTGGCTGCGCCGCGAAGGGCGTTCGCTCCACCGCTACCGCTTCGCTGACTGA
- a CDS encoding YggS family pyridoxal phosphate-dependent enzyme, producing the protein MSEAADRLADVQVHIADAAKRAQRRTDEICLIAVSKTHDAGAIRPLIAAGQRHFGENRVQEAAAKWPELRSETSDIVLHLIGQLQSNKAEEAVTLFDAIHSLDRSSLVQAIAKACQKAGKQPQLFVQVNIGDEEQKGGCATRDLPALLAEAKDAGLTIAGLMAIPPADIEPAPFFALLDELAERNGLPLRSMGMSGDYETAVMLGATHVRVGTALFGSRG; encoded by the coding sequence ATGAGCGAAGCAGCAGACCGGCTGGCCGATGTGCAGGTCCATATCGCGGACGCGGCAAAGCGTGCGCAGCGGCGGACCGACGAGATTTGCCTGATCGCGGTGTCGAAGACGCACGATGCGGGGGCGATCCGCCCGTTGATCGCCGCGGGCCAACGCCATTTCGGCGAGAATCGCGTGCAGGAAGCCGCGGCGAAATGGCCCGAGCTCCGCTCCGAAACGTCTGATATCGTGCTCCACCTGATCGGCCAGCTGCAATCGAACAAGGCCGAGGAAGCGGTGACGCTGTTCGATGCGATCCATTCGCTCGACCGCAGCTCGCTGGTCCAGGCGATTGCGAAGGCTTGCCAGAAGGCGGGCAAGCAGCCGCAACTTTTCGTCCAGGTCAATATCGGCGACGAGGAGCAAAAGGGCGGCTGCGCGACCCGTGACCTGCCCGCGCTGCTGGCCGAAGCGAAGGACGCCGGGTTGACGATCGCTGGGCTGATGGCAATCCCTCCAGCCGATATCGAGCCCGCGCCCTTTTTCGCGCTACTCGACGAACTCGCCGAACGAAACGGGTTGCCGCTGCGCTCGATGGGGATGAGCGGCGATTACGAGACCGCGGTGATGCTGGGCGCGACGCATGTGCGCGTCGGAACGGCACTGTTCGGGTCCCGCGGCTAA